The following proteins come from a genomic window of Sebastes fasciatus isolate fSebFas1 chromosome 6, fSebFas1.pri, whole genome shotgun sequence:
- the LOC141768932 gene encoding Golgi-associated plant pathogenesis-related protein 1-like isoform X1 translates to MADASFQQEFLVTHNSYRSMHNTPPMTLSKELIAAAQKWADHLLQINALQHSDGQDGENIYFMSSTAKIKLTGKEAVDSWYNEIKDYNWSNPGFSSNTGHFTQVVWKDSTELGVGLATDGKRVFVVGQYRQRGNVSRYFEKNVLPLAGGELDGAENTSREEGGVNPRTTCTLL, encoded by the exons ATGGCAG ATGCAAGCTTTCAGCAGGAGTTCCTGGTAACCCACAACAGCTACAGGTCAATGCACAACACGCCACCGATGACCCTTAGCAAGGAGCTGATTGCTGCAGCTCAGAAATGGGCCGATCACCTGCTGCAAATCAACGCCCTGCAGCACAGTGACGGTCAGGACGGGGAGAACATCTACTTCATGAGCAGCACAGCAAAGATTAAACTGACAG gGAAAGAAGCTGTAGATTCCTGGTACAATGAGATCAAGGATTACAACTGGAGCAACCCTGGATTCAGCAGCAATACTG GCCATTTTACTCAGGTGGTGTGGAAAGACAGCACTGAACTGGGCGTGGGTCTGGCCACCGACGGCAAAAGGGTCTTTGTGGTTGGGCAGTACCGGCAAAGAGGCAACGTATCGAGATACTTCGAGAAAAACGTCCTGCCACTAG CTGGAGGAGAGTTGGATGGAGCAGAAAACACCTCCAGAGAGGAAGGTGGAGTGAACCCAAGGACAACTTGCACACTGCTGTAG
- the LOC141768932 gene encoding Golgi-associated plant pathogenesis-related protein 1-like isoform X2, with protein sequence MADASFQQEFLVTHNSYRSMHNTPPMTLSKELIAAAQKWADHLLQINALQHSDGQDGENIYFMSSTAKIKLTGKEAVDSWYNEIKDYNWSNPGFSSNTGHFTQVVWKDSTELGVGLATDGKRVFVVGQYRQRGNVSRYFEKNVLPLA encoded by the exons ATGGCAG ATGCAAGCTTTCAGCAGGAGTTCCTGGTAACCCACAACAGCTACAGGTCAATGCACAACACGCCACCGATGACCCTTAGCAAGGAGCTGATTGCTGCAGCTCAGAAATGGGCCGATCACCTGCTGCAAATCAACGCCCTGCAGCACAGTGACGGTCAGGACGGGGAGAACATCTACTTCATGAGCAGCACAGCAAAGATTAAACTGACAG gGAAAGAAGCTGTAGATTCCTGGTACAATGAGATCAAGGATTACAACTGGAGCAACCCTGGATTCAGCAGCAATACTG GCCATTTTACTCAGGTGGTGTGGAAAGACAGCACTGAACTGGGCGTGGGTCTGGCCACCGACGGCAAAAGGGTCTTTGTGGTTGGGCAGTACCGGCAAAGAGGCAACGTATCGAGATACTTCGAGAAAAACGTCCTGCCACTAG CGTAA